AccggattaaattttttattggaatTACGGATTGTAAGAAATCGAAACCGAAAGGTTAGAAGAGGTTTACGTTCTTatgcctctctctctctcggtCACTCTTCTCTCTCGTCTCTCATTCCTTCGTTTTCtgtatgtatatattatatgtatggCGGCGTAAATATAATAATGGTAATAAAGTAAATGTTACTTATTCTTTCATATGATACTATTATATATAAAGCTAGCTAATGATATAATAAAGCTAACAATTCTCATAACTATTTATtacatatatgtatatgtatagaAAGGCTTTCCATTAGCTAAATGGCTGCCGCCTTGCGTACAtgcctaataataataataataataataataataataataataatatgattaatgtaataatatatatatatatatatatatatatatatgcaacgTAATCCATAATTGAAGCCGCATTTTATTTCCATGCTTTATgattagtaataataataatactaacaATAGTAATGATAATTAtgttgtaataataataataaacgtaatagtaataataataatacaattatagcaataatatatataaagctGAAAGTATAtgagttattaatataaatgatATTAGTAATTTAAGGATAAAAGATATTTGGTGAAATATTAGCAAAGCTAAGTTCATCAAAGAGTATCGatatttattcatataattaagTATCAAACTCGATAATAATATTATGATCTAaactctatttttaaataattaaaatatcaattattcaaattaaaatatacatataagtttcattatttataaattactggaattatagttttaattatgtaaaatatttcatcataaaatatttatatatataataatatgaatttgattgaattcaaatagttataaaattagttcaattactgataataaaatattttttttctaaaaataaagaattctaattttataaaataaattataacttatttatatttatatttttataactGAGGGTTACTacatgataaatattttttacgAAAATATTTGATAACCAAAGAAAATCAGCCAAAAATAGCTATAACTTGTCTTATTTAGCATTCATTAATtgttgcaacaattaataaatattaaataagataaattcaagctgttttttttttgtcttcttagtattatcttattttttagGATTGGCAGTTTATCACACGAGATATTTTCATATTTAAGGTGAGATTTAAACttccaaatttttaattaaaaaattaatgatgaGTTAGTAGAACACTAACTCTtaagtatttaatattttaagaaatatatattaaatttaaattttagatatagCAATTTTTTTTAGGAGAGAAAGAGCAATAAATATGAAATGTGCGAAAGTTGAATTGTCCAAAATATATATGGTGAGTTCTACTCAATCCCTTCTATTTCAACTTGTAAATTACCCCTCGTGACgtagtatgttttaattggaTGCTTAGTTTTAGTTTGAGTTAATTTAACTCAATAAGAGTTAATATGTTAACTAAAGTAGGGTagttttgtaattaaatattttttataagagggataaatatataatttctataaacattcaaaaataaagttatatttttatcaatcaTCCCCATTCAGAGTTCATAACTTGAGCTTCAATGGCTACGAAGAAGCAGAACGATGATAACACCAAGAAGGCGGGCTTTACTCACTAGTGCCCCCAGTCCCCAACCTTTGTTCTCACCGTCGAAGAAGCCGTACGCTCGCCGTCGTTCTCACCCTCAAGCAGCCGACTCGCTTTCGCCCTTCCCTCAACTCTCCTTTTCTAGCAAAACAGTTCTGGAACTGCCCTCCTGAGGtttttctgaatttttaatattttagtaaattacATAATCACCTATTTGGgctataatttaattatcaatagTTTAACCATAGTTAACATAGCaaccaattaaaaaataatatgtcACAGAAGGTAAATTATAGGAAGGATAGGCTAGAATttaccaatatatatatatacaagtttGAAGTTTCATTCCTCTGTGTTTCACAcacaattttatattattattttcaaattaataatGGTGAAAGCCTTAAAAGCATGGAAACTCATATCTGAAACCCACTGAGGATCATCTATTTTCGCCCAATAAACAAGgctttcaatttctttttattttttcagttCAATCTCTAcgaaaaatttcattaaaaaatactattattattgtattatttttgtgtatgtttttttatttttaatattcattaaaaattaaattttataccaTACACTTAGTAATATACCAAAAAATATGGTAACTATAATTTCTCATTttaataacatattttattctttaataatattattttttatttttatttccaaTAACACAGATGCGTATCACACCAGTTTCAAAAAATAGTTATGATGTCGTCTCCTATATGATAAAGGTGATAAATCACTTTAACATTTTGTTTAGataactattaaaaaaatattaaataatttaacatatttagttaatttttttaaaaataatacatattaaTATCTTAAGTTCTTAATTATTATCTATATAGAGATATTTTCATATAACTTTACTTTAAAAAATAGGTTCAACCAAACTAGTGGTTTTAATATGAGTTCTAATGAATAGATCATGGggtataaataatataaacaatTGATTGTATTTTAGAtccattaaaataaaaaatatttcattttatttatccATTACGATTTTAGTCTTACATGGTctatctttttctctttttactAAAGCtgtttcattcttctttttttatcgCGCTGTCACCAATACACCTTACTTTCGTTGTCACCGTCTAAAGAAACAACACACCGCACTACTTCTATACTTTCTTCTCCATGCATTGCATCGTCCTTGTGCCTCTCACAACTAACGCAGCCGATGCACCTTCTTCCATGCGTCGCGCCGCCTCTATTTTTCCTGCAAGTGATGCTGCCGTTGTGCGCCTTCTTTTTTCTTCCGTAACGTCGCATCATTGCTGAGCCAAATGTCTTGTTCCGCCACTGTTTCAACGCTGCACCTCTGCCCTTGCTTTCACGTCGCTGCGTTGTGTCTTCGCCACTTCCATCACGTGCTGCTTTGCTTCGTTCATCCAGATGGTATGACCTAAATAAACATTCACATCTTAATGAAAAGAACAATctgtatatataataaaatgaacatcttaCGAAACATGTATGTGCATGCAGAATCAAGAAAATCAAGTAAAATACTAATGGTATATCCAAATAAACATTCACTTTAGAATGAAAAGAACCATTCATATAtatagtaaaatgaacatccgaCTTAATTGATAAGAAATAAGTAACGAGACAGTAACTGCAGAGGCACGCGATACAACAGCTGCAGGGAGCACGCGATACAGCAGTGATGGCACAAGATTGCGAGAGAGCGGTTacagcaaaaataaaaaatattcgaaattataattaaacctaattaatttaagatttaattttaaaattaaaattaattctttttaatatattattatttaagttgttcaaaaaaaaaaacgttgtTCGTGTACATTCTCTTTTCGTATTATCATTAAGGTGTTTGATGGCCAAGAGAAAGAGGAGAGGTTGAATTTAAGGCCTTctttaaaacttttttaataAAGCTTCAAACCAAAATTTTTAACTTAGTTGCTGATTGGTCTGCGAAAATGATTATGCAGgagacaattttattttgtcttatAAATCGTGAAAATAGAAATagaggaaagaaaaagatgacATAGCCATATATATCTTGGTTCAGTTGCCAAATATAATGCAACCTATCTAGTCTTCACCACAACTTTCGTgaaatttttactattttttcaagtattacatacaccgaTTCCCTATAACTCAACGTAATCCTATCTGGAACACTCAAACTTTAATATAAACTTGACTTGGTTATGTAACTATCTAGACTTAACACACTAAGTGCTTACCCAACTTAGTAAGAGATACTTTTTAAGTACATGACACAAAacagaaattacaacaaaaagaaatctgaaatcactcttGGCTTTTCTTTCAAAGTGTTTTTCTCAACCTTTTTCACTCAATGAATTTTTCTCAATACCTTTCTTTcttaccttttatctttgaatgaatacaaaaaaaaatatataacattgAAACAGAAATACAAACAGTAAACCATGAAGGAGATGATGATTTACAGCCTTGAGTCTATGCGTCAAATCCAATTTCTGAACTCAAaaatttgttcttcatcttgGCGGAGTGCTCCTTTAGTGTAAGTACAATGTTTCTAAGACttcaaacttagtttgtgaagTTACACACTTTGCTCTATCTCGATTCTTTCTCTTTGAGCTCAAATGAAAATCAATTTCCTTTTGGTATCTTGTTTGATCCATGGCTAGGGTTTTTTCCGCAAAGTCAATTCCTTGGTCCTTGAACTATCTGTAACCTCTACaccttttttttaattcaaaccacaaaattaggaatttaaaatctaatttggACTCAACCAAAGAGATGATGGCAACAGCAAATTATTTGCTAGTGAGGTTTCCAAATTCACATACACCCTTAAAATTGTGCTTTGGCTCCAAGAAGTGATGTTAGCTATTGATTCACAGCAAAAAAAATTCAGCCaccatttttttcattttgtctAAAATAATGTGgtgcaaaagaaagaaaaaaatatgaaataattaaCTTGCAtacaaatgaaaataaattatctttaaCTTTTGAACGtatttagtatgtttttgattaACTTGATTTGACATTTCTTCCTCTTTGTGTTagaatgaaaaagataaaactcccTTTATTCTTTAATGCATTACCCGAAGTGAACTTAGCAAGGCGTAGAATTGCTTCTCTTATGCTTGATTGGCATTGGACTTGGTTTGATTTCATTCATTCATCACCCTTACAAACTTTTAGTCTTATCTGTTTGGGCTGCAACAATAATTATTTGGGCTTGTACATTTAGACCACTTCATCATAAATCTAATTAGGTTATTAACCCAAATCAACATGTTTATTATCGTTaatatgttatttatttttttaactcaacaatccaaaagattaaaattaaacacagaaaaatattaaaaatttatatactattgtctttaattttaattaataattaaaatttttaaataataatttagtcaaatatattaaattatttaaaaaattttaattattaattttatattaaaaaaattcggTGTACATATATAGTTTCACGCAATGAAAGGCTGTCCATTTTTCTTAACCTATTTATAAATTCTACTATGGTACATATACATTAAAATCAactattagtataaaatatatgttaaaatataaatacatattaaaaataaattaaactatatatatatatatatatatatatatatatatattggtgactgattttaatgactaattttaatagagAACCACATAAAgatatcaaacttatttttttaaagatattttttaataattaaaatttagcaCATATAACCGATTAAactgtgttatttttattaaaattagaccAGACAAATTAGTTTAAccgaaaaatcaataaattaaattttgaaccgatctaaattatattttttaataaaaaataaatataatattcctattataaaaaatgactaaaatactcctatatatatatatatatatatatatatatatatataataggagtattttagtcattttctataaaaaaatattaatttaaatcagTTTAATAtttgattcactatttttttgGCCAAATTAATTAGTCTGatctaattttgataaaaataatatagttTAATCGATTAtgtgtattaaattttaattattagaaACCATTTTCAAAGAAATAAGTTTTAAACATCTTTATTTGAGTGGCTCCCATTTAAATATACAATAGTATTTTTGTTACAAACTAGTGTGTTAAGTTTGTCACTTCTTCAAAAATGCATAGCAATCAAGAAGCTCTTCTTCCATTCAATTAGATGATGCTTCATACAAATTGATTTCACACATAAaccattatatatattatattatttcaaATTGCTGGTTGGCTCAACTTGTGCATTTTTATATTACTTGTGCATCTAATCATGTAGCCACCCGCCCCAACCCGGATTCATAAACTATAAACGAAAACTATTTTTGGTTGcaataaaatattcaattttttacgaactttaaatatttgataataTGTCTTAATTATCCAAGTTGACTTCGGAGTTCTGATAATAATTACCATTAAAGCAAGCAAGGCAGAGAAAATAACATTACACGCGAGGTTTCTACATACCATTAATTAAGTTCTTAACTGAatagataatttttattaaaaacttGAGTGAAACATGATGGAAGCAGATCATGAAGATGGAAGTTATGATAGGAACAAGGAATTAAAGCTTCTTGATGAAACAAAAGCTGGTGTGAAGGGTCTTGTTGATTTTGGTTTGACTAAGTTACCAAAGATATTCTTTCATGATAACCATAAAGTCAacgtttcttcttcttcctcttcttcctctgctACCAATGTTAGTATTCCAGTTATTGATTTGGGATCACTACACGAAGAAGGTAATTCACGCCATGAGATCGTTCAGAAAGTCAAAGATGCAGGTGAGAAATGGGGGTTCTTTCAAGTGGTCAACCATAAAATTCCACAGAGTATTTTGGATGAAATGCTTGATGGGATGCGTAAATTTCATGAGCAAGATGCtgaggtgaagaaaaaattctaTTCACGTGATATTACAAAGAGAGTGTTCTACAACACCAACTTCAATTTTTATACAACTTCAGAGGTTAATTGGAGGGACACCCTCTATTGTTTATTGGCGCCAGGGCCCCTTGACCCTCACCAACTCCCTTCTATTTGCAGGTATATAACTCTAAGCTTGGTTTAATTAGTTTGATAAAGACTCGCGTGTGTAGTCAAGAACTAATTCGaattagttaagtaattaatttacTAGTTCGTTTAAACAAGTGTTAAGAGGTTTAAATATGTAGTAACTAATGATTGGTCGCAAATCTTTAAATGAACCTCCGATTTAACACGAACCAATCTTGACTTATCAAGTTAGGAAGATATTGTGAAAACTTTCaaaaaatagttaataataaaaaattattaaaaaatttgatatgctttcaattattaatgttctataaaaagaaaaagtacatgtagacaatgaaaatattaaacaatgtgaacaataTATATGGAATGTTCATTTTACTAGTGtacggatggttattctaatattaaaatttaaatggatAATTTAGAGGTGTAGtgtgtttttatttgattggtggtcatgttgtttaaaaaaaatcattagtTATCTAACATCACTCCTATAAAAATAACTATACTTAAATTTTCAcctattaatttaattaatttaggTAATAgctatttcttttctttaaatAAGGTGATGGATTTGATTTTTGTTTAGAAGAAGTTAATTACCTTtctatttcattttttatatttttattatttaaaattttgtataagaaaaaataaaaataagagagaaaataaattttaaaaaataaaaacacaaaaaaaaatgttaaaattatttgtttCCAATGATATGCGAGATTAATTTGTTTGCAGAGATGTAATAATTGAGTACTTAGATCATGTCAAGAAACTGGCACTGACGTTGTTAGAATTGCTTTCGGAGGCATTAGGCCTAGAAGGCAATTACCTCAAGGACATAGATTGTGGTGAAGGGATTTTCATGGTTGGAAATTATTACCCTACTTGCCCTCAGCCTGAACTCACTTGGGGGTTAAGTGCTCATACGGATATGGGCTTTGTAACTATTCTTCTACAAG
The genomic region above belongs to Arachis stenosperma cultivar V10309 chromosome 5, arast.V10309.gnm1.PFL2, whole genome shotgun sequence and contains:
- the LOC130982081 gene encoding deacetoxyvindoline 4-hydroxylase-like, translating into MMEADHEDGSYDRNKELKLLDETKAGVKGLVDFGLTKLPKIFFHDNHKVNVSSSSSSSSATNVSIPVIDLGSLHEEGNSRHEIVQKVKDAGEKWGFFQVVNHKIPQSILDEMLDGMRKFHEQDAEVKKKFYSRDITKRVFYNTNFNFYTTSEVNWRDTLYCLLAPGPLDPHQLPSICRDVIIEYLDHVKKLALTLLELLSEALGLEGNYLKDIDCGEGIFMVGNYYPTCPQPELTWGLSAHTDMGFVTILLQDQVGGLQVFHENQWFDITPFPDAFIIILGDMMQLITNDKFMSAKHRVVAQKVGPRVSVSCSLRQHVQDECLRMYEPIKELVTKENPPIYKEMKMPDLVKLVYTTKLDYDVSSPLKHFRL